From the Macaca thibetana thibetana isolate TM-01 chromosome 12, ASM2454274v1, whole genome shotgun sequence genome, one window contains:
- the NPPC gene encoding C-type natriuretic peptide: MHLSQLLACALLLTLLSLRPSEAKPGAPPKVPRTPPGEELAEPQAAGGGQKKGDKAPGGGGANLKGDRSRLLRDLRVDTKSRAAWARLLHEHPNARKYKGANKKGLSKGCFGLKLDRIGSMSGLGC, encoded by the exons ATGCATCTCTCCCAGCTGCTGGCCTGCGCCCTGCTGCTCACACTGCTCTCACTCCGGCCCTCCGAAGCCAAGCCCGGAGCGCCGCCGAAG GTCCCGCGAACCCCGCCGGGAGAGGAGCTGGCCGAGCCGCAGGCTGCGGGCGGCGGTCAGAAGAAGGGCGACAAGGCTCCCGGGGGCGGGGGCGCCAACCTCAAGGGCGACCGATCGCGACTGCTCCGGGACCTGCGCGTGGACACCAAGTCACGGGCAGCGTGGGCCCGCCTTCTGCACGAGCACCCCAACGCGCGCAAATACAAAGGAGCCAACAAGAAGGGCTTGTCCAAGGGCTGCTTCGGCCTCAAGCTGGACCGAATCGGCTCCATGAGCGGCCTGGGATGTTAG